A genomic stretch from Achromobacter spanius includes:
- the lptM gene encoding LPS translocon maturation chaperone LptM — MALRIVATLVASGMVAACGYKGPLYMPTPDGKPPSSSQPAPQIPPPPPLP; from the coding sequence ATGGCTCTTCGCATTGTAGCCACGCTTGTGGCCTCCGGCATGGTGGCGGCTTGCGGGTACAAGGGGCCTTTATATATGCCGACGCCTGACGGCAAGCCGCCGTCGAGTTCGCAGCCGGCGCCACAAATTCCGCCGCCTCCGCCGCTCCCATGA
- the lysA gene encoding diaminopimelate decarboxylase — MTSAFPLPPPLAGHPYFQYRNNVLYAEDVPLDHLAHGLGTPLYVYSRAALKAAWETYHSAIGQRPVLVCYGMKANSNLAVLKEFVRLGAGFDIVSGGELKRTLAVGADPSKIVFSGVGKQAWEMRDALAAKVKCFNVESEAELHRLSDVAEALGVRAPVSLRVNPDVDAQTHPYISTGLKENKFGIAIESALDVYRVARNLPGLEIVGVDCHIGSQLTDISPYFDALEKLLDLIDALDQDGIRIAHLDLGGGLGIRYTDETPPSPKALLDRVFERLNARGQGHLHLVLEPGRSLVGNAGVLLTTVQYLKHAEARNFAIVDAAMNDLLRPALYEAYHGVHPLRPRAGDQVEYDVVGPVCESADWLARQRKLAIQQGDVLAVESAGAYSMAMASNYNTRARAAEVMVDGDHYHVVRQRETLDDLLKGESTLP, encoded by the coding sequence ATGACATCCGCCTTTCCCTTGCCGCCACCGTTAGCCGGCCATCCCTACTTTCAGTACCGCAATAACGTACTGTACGCCGAGGATGTGCCGCTGGACCACCTGGCGCATGGGCTAGGCACCCCGCTGTACGTCTATTCCCGCGCGGCCCTCAAGGCCGCCTGGGAAACTTACCATAGCGCCATCGGGCAACGTCCCGTGCTGGTCTGCTACGGCATGAAGGCCAATTCCAATCTGGCGGTGTTGAAGGAATTCGTGCGGCTGGGCGCGGGCTTTGACATCGTTTCGGGCGGAGAACTCAAGCGCACGCTGGCGGTCGGCGCCGACCCGTCCAAGATCGTGTTTTCCGGCGTGGGCAAGCAAGCCTGGGAAATGCGCGACGCGCTGGCGGCCAAGGTGAAGTGCTTCAACGTGGAGTCCGAAGCCGAGCTGCACCGCCTGTCCGACGTGGCCGAAGCATTGGGCGTACGCGCTCCGGTATCGCTGCGCGTGAACCCCGACGTGGACGCGCAGACGCACCCCTATATCTCCACCGGCCTGAAAGAAAACAAGTTCGGCATCGCCATCGAATCGGCGTTGGACGTCTATCGCGTCGCGCGAAACTTGCCGGGCCTGGAAATCGTTGGCGTTGATTGCCATATCGGCTCGCAACTGACCGACATCAGTCCCTATTTCGATGCGCTGGAAAAGTTGCTGGACCTGATCGACGCGTTGGATCAGGACGGCATCCGCATCGCCCATCTGGACTTGGGCGGCGGCCTGGGCATCCGCTACACGGACGAGACGCCCCCGTCGCCCAAGGCGCTGCTGGACCGCGTGTTTGAACGCTTGAACGCGCGCGGCCAGGGGCATCTGCACCTGGTGCTGGAGCCGGGCCGTTCGCTCGTCGGCAACGCGGGCGTGCTGCTGACCACCGTGCAATACCTGAAGCACGCTGAAGCGCGCAACTTCGCGATTGTCGACGCCGCCATGAACGACCTGCTGCGCCCAGCGCTCTACGAGGCCTATCACGGCGTGCACCCGTTGCGCCCGCGCGCTGGCGATCAAGTGGAATACGACGTCGTGGGCCCGGTGTGCGAAAGCGCCGACTGGCTGGCCAGGCAGCGCAAGCTGGCGATCCAGCAGGGCGATGTGCTGGCGGTGGAATCCGCGGGCGCTTACAGCATGGCAATGGCCAGCAACTACAACACGCGCGCCCGCGCTGCCGAAGTCATGGTGGATGGCGACCATTACCATGTTGTGCGCCAGCGCGAGACGCTGGACGATCTGCTCAAGGGCGAATCCACGCTACCCTGA
- the cyaY gene encoding iron donor protein CyaY: protein MTETEFLALIDQVLDSIESQADDWAASLDVDVEASRSGNVLTMVFEDNTHVVVNSQAAMQELWVAARSGGFHYRYDGQHWNDTRGGPQLPDALSQICSAAAGVPVTLKL from the coding sequence ATGACCGAAACCGAATTTCTTGCGTTGATCGACCAGGTGCTGGACAGCATCGAAAGCCAGGCCGATGACTGGGCGGCTTCGCTCGACGTCGATGTGGAAGCCAGCCGCAGCGGCAATGTCTTGACCATGGTCTTTGAAGATAACACCCACGTCGTCGTGAACAGCCAGGCTGCCATGCAGGAGCTCTGGGTGGCGGCGCGCAGCGGCGGCTTCCACTACCGCTACGACGGCCAGCACTGGAACGATACCCGAGGCGGCCCGCAACTGCCCGACGCCTTGTCGCAGATCTGTTCGGCCGCGGCCGGCGTCCCCGTGACGCTGAAACTGTAA